The following proteins are co-located in the Trichomycterus rosablanca isolate fTriRos1 chromosome 14, fTriRos1.hap1, whole genome shotgun sequence genome:
- the LOC134327006 gene encoding serine/threonine-protein kinase NIM1-like, which yields MSSGEVVCDALENKEAEGETTDGEGQEEKTTNMNPDSQYTLGELLGKKDCGSVYEGDHKADGNQVEVPCTVPETDDISEGTSRVVEDVSELHKCYEVHETIGSGGYATVKLGRHIRTEEPVAIKNLEKKELGDELSDLRIEIEALKSLNHQHVCRLYQVMETADQIYMVLEVPSVVGNYQICFNLWIYDDLLLT from the exons ATGAGTTCTGGAGAAGTCGTCTGTGATGCTCTCGAGAACAAGG AGGCTGAAGGAGAAACCACCGACGGAGAAGGTCAAGAGGAAAAGACGACCAACATGAACCCGGACAGCCAATACACCCTTGGAGAGCTGCTGGGAAAGAAAGACTGCGGTTCAGTCTATGAAGGAGACCATAAGGCAGATGGGAACCAG GTTGAGGTGCCATGCACTGTACCCGAGACGGACGACATCTCAGAGGGAACGTCACGTGTGGTTGAGGACGTCTCCGAGCTGCACAAGTGCTATGAGGTTCACGAAACCATTGGATCAG GTGGTTATGCAACGGTCAAGCTCGGCAGGCACATTCGGACTGAAGAGCCAGTGGCCATCAAGAACCTGGAGAAGAAAGAGCTCGGG GATGAGTTGTCCGATTTGAGGATCGAGATTGAAGCCCTGAAGAGCCTCAATCATCAGCACGTGTGCCGCTTGTACCAAGTCATGGAGACTGCTGACCAGATCTACATGGTGCTTGAGGTACCATCAGTGGTTGGAAACTATCAGATTTGCTTCAATCTCTGGATTTACGATGATTTGCTGCTCACTTGA
- the LOC134326090 gene encoding maternal embryonic leucine zipper kinase-like, which translates to MLQVVPERRIKVEHLLDHEWVMKGYSSPVEWQSTCPLDHLDEESITEMAVMFRQSNQSTKQLWKFDQTTATYLLLLRRKQRSSPVCSRADV; encoded by the exons ATGCTGCAG GTGGTTCCAGAGCGGCGTATAAAGGTGGAGCATCTGCTGGATCATGAGTGGGTAATGAAGGGGTACAGCAGCCCTGTGGAATGGCAGAGCACATGCCCG ctGGATCATCTAGATGAGGAGAGCATCACCGAGATGGCTGTGATGTTCAGACAGTCCAACCAAAGCACCAAGCAGCTG tggaaGTTTGATCAGACTACAGCTACGTATCTTTTGCTCTTGAGAAGGAAGCAGCGCAGTAGTCCAGTGTGTAGCCGAGCGGACGTGTAA